Proteins from one Malaya genurostris strain Urasoe2022 chromosome 2, Malgen_1.1, whole genome shotgun sequence genomic window:
- the LOC131426900 gene encoding uncharacterized protein PF3D7_1120000-like, which yields MSRIFPHVVINVVCGFEFLHDNEEVKEVKEEVKEEVKEEVNDEVKDEVKDEVKEDVKEEVKEEVKEEVKEDVKEEVKEELKEEVKEVKTN from the exons ATGTCTCGTATATTTCCACATGTTGTAATAAATGTTGTGTGCGGCTTCGAATTCCTACATGACAAC gaagaagtgaaagaagtgaaagaagAAGTGAAAGAAGAAGTGAAAGAAGAAGTGAACGATGAAGTGAAAGACGAAGTGAAAGACGAAGTGAAAGAAGATGTGAAAGAAGAAGTGAAAGAAGAAGTGAAAGAAGAAGTGAAAGAAGACGTGAAAGAAGAAGTGAAAGAAGAATTGAAAGAAGAAGTGAAAGAAGTAAAGACAAATTGA